One genomic window of Hymenobacter sp. J193 includes the following:
- the pyrF gene encoding orotidine-5'-phosphate decarboxylase yields the protein MQKLIHRTGSANSLLCVGLDPVGDDAQVARRLAEVIDQTHAYAAAFKPNLAFFLSRENGVQLLKETVQRIPKDIPVILDGKFGDIANTADHYARFAYDVVGADGVTVNPYMGDDAVRPFVREDKLVFVLAKTSNKSQYSMQDMALTRGGSLADGVAKVASRLDSEIGGIGLVVGATNAEAVGRLRTLCPGQWFLVPGVGAQGGDLQATLKAGLRPDGSGLLINTSRVLWQAADAGATARELVEQINRFRPVTA from the coding sequence ATGCAAAAGCTCATTCACCGCACTGGATCCGCTAACTCCCTGCTCTGCGTCGGCCTTGACCCAGTGGGCGACGACGCCCAAGTAGCCCGCCGCCTGGCCGAAGTCATCGACCAGACTCATGCTTATGCCGCCGCCTTCAAGCCCAACCTGGCCTTCTTTCTGAGCCGGGAAAACGGGGTACAGCTGCTGAAGGAAACTGTGCAGCGCATACCGAAAGACATTCCGGTGATTCTGGACGGCAAGTTTGGCGACATAGCCAACACCGCCGACCACTACGCCCGCTTCGCCTACGATGTGGTAGGCGCCGACGGCGTGACGGTAAACCCCTACATGGGCGACGACGCAGTGCGGCCGTTTGTGCGGGAAGACAAGCTAGTGTTTGTGCTGGCCAAAACGTCCAACAAGTCACAGTACTCCATGCAGGACATGGCCCTGACCCGGGGCGGCTCCCTGGCCGATGGGGTAGCCAAAGTAGCCAGCCGCCTGGATTCTGAAATCGGGGGTATCGGATTGGTAGTAGGGGCCACCAACGCCGAGGCCGTAGGCCGCCTGCGTACACTTTGCCCCGGGCAGTGGTTTCTGGTGCCCGGCGTAGGCGCCCAGGGCGGCGACCTGCAGGCCACGCTGAAAGCAGGCCTCCGCCCCGACGGCTCCGGACTTCTTATTAATACGTCACGCGTGTTATGGCAAGCAGCTGATGCCGGCGCAACGGCGAGGGAGCTGGTAGAGCAGATCAATCGGTTCCGGCCCGTAACGGCGTAA
- a CDS encoding DUF4468 domain-containing protein: protein MKKTLFTVVAAALLTVSTGHVLAQNHEPLQYAETVAAPEPGKAALFGRAAEWVDKRFAFGPTSDVVNNAATGTLRITGTAKVQPVSSSGKNEERAVRFDFTFHCTDQGYDYRVDNFRYIADPANPTELVLLEEYVTQLSLQKATVKTHNDRRLRAQAMSLASEVAMAFRS from the coding sequence ATGAAAAAAACTTTATTCACCGTGGTTGCCGCAGCCCTGCTGACGGTTTCCACAGGCCACGTCCTGGCCCAAAACCACGAGCCCCTGCAGTACGCTGAAACCGTAGCCGCGCCCGAGCCGGGCAAAGCCGCCTTGTTCGGTCGGGCCGCCGAGTGGGTAGACAAGCGCTTTGCTTTTGGCCCTACTTCCGATGTGGTTAACAACGCAGCCACGGGCACCCTGCGCATCACCGGCACCGCCAAAGTGCAGCCGGTTTCCTCGTCCGGCAAAAACGAAGAGCGGGCCGTCCGGTTCGACTTCACTTTCCACTGCACCGACCAGGGCTACGATTACCGGGTAGACAACTTCCGTTACATTGCCGACCCGGCCAACCCCACGGAGCTGGTGCTGCTGGAAGAGTACGTAACCCAGCTAAGCCTGCAAAAAGCCACGGTAAAGACCCACAACGACCGACGGCTGCGGGCCCAGGCTATGTCGCTGGCCAGTGAGGTTGCCATGGCGTTTCGCTCTTAG
- a CDS encoding dihydroorotate dehydrogenase: MQLGTLTLQSPVCLAAAPWQLPAGPAYERLGAIFTRTVTMEPRPGLYEEGIWQVNEQTLLNATNMRTESAEILVQEHLPHLLSYGVPVLVSITAPGIPGFRKIARFLAREVGGQIAGVEVYIAQPDTEKGGELTARFVRDATQAVRNELGPEAAIIVKLPPWPEHIRGLALGAQEGGATALAATNLLKALHLPDDATAAPVAGGLSGEALRPVALRCVWELAHDDRIALPIIGTGGVFTASHVTDYLRCGASAVQVASGEWLEPGLSARLAAECGTSFSAENAWNEANFSGQ; the protein is encoded by the coding sequence ATGCAACTCGGCACTCTTACTTTGCAAAGCCCCGTTTGCCTGGCCGCCGCGCCGTGGCAGCTGCCCGCCGGACCTGCCTACGAGCGGCTGGGCGCCATTTTCACCCGCACCGTGACGATGGAGCCCCGGCCCGGGCTGTACGAGGAAGGTATCTGGCAGGTGAACGAGCAAACCCTGCTCAACGCTACCAACATGCGCACCGAAAGCGCCGAAATTCTGGTGCAGGAGCATTTGCCTCACCTGCTTAGCTACGGCGTGCCGGTGCTGGTGAGTATTACCGCACCCGGCATTCCCGGCTTCCGCAAAATTGCGCGCTTTCTGGCGCGGGAAGTTGGCGGCCAGATTGCGGGCGTAGAGGTCTACATAGCTCAGCCCGATACCGAAAAAGGCGGGGAGCTAACCGCCCGGTTTGTGCGCGACGCCACCCAGGCCGTGCGCAACGAGTTGGGCCCCGAGGCTGCCATTATAGTGAAGCTGCCGCCCTGGCCCGAGCACATCCGGGGTCTGGCCCTGGGCGCGCAGGAAGGCGGTGCTACGGCCCTGGCCGCTACCAACCTGCTCAAAGCCCTGCACCTACCCGACGATGCTACCGCTGCACCCGTAGCCGGTGGTCTTTCGGGCGAAGCGCTCCGCCCCGTGGCCCTGCGCTGCGTGTGGGAGCTGGCCCACGATGACCGAATCGCCCTGCCTATCATCGGTACGGGGGGCGTGTTTACGGCCAGCCACGTGACGGACTACCTGCGGTGCGGTGCCTCGGCCGTGCAGGTGGCCAGCGGTGAATGGCTGGAGCCCGGCCTCTCGGCGCGCCTGGCTGCTGAATGCGGAACCTCCTTCAGCGCGGAAAATGCGTGGAATGAGGCAAATTTTTCAGGCCAATAA
- a CDS encoding transposase, translating into MQQKRYSSDLTERQWAKLAPLLVVQRTSKWPLRAVVNGIFYVLKNGCVWRDVPADFPPWPTVYYYFTKWTADGSWQRVSACLTIEARERAKKMPSPPRPSSTAKA; encoded by the coding sequence ATGCAGCAAAAGCGTTACAGTTCGGATCTAACGGAGCGTCAGTGGGCAAAGCTGGCGCCGTTGCTGGTGGTGCAGCGCACGAGCAAGTGGCCGTTGCGAGCGGTAGTAAACGGCATTTTCTACGTGCTCAAGAACGGCTGCGTGTGGCGCGACGTGCCGGCGGACTTTCCACCCTGGCCGACGGTGTACTACTATTTCACCAAGTGGACAGCGGATGGCAGCTGGCAACGGGTCAGTGCTTGTTTGACGATTGAGGCCCGGGAGCGGGCAAAAAAAATGCCCAGCCCACCGAGGCCATCCTCGACAGCCAAAGCGTGA